The genomic interval GTCTTCAGAAGTGTACGGCCAGACCAACATCGGCGGTAAAGGCGGCACCCGTATTCCTATCGCCGGTATCGCCGGTGACCAGCAGGCGGCGCTGTTCGGCCAGCTGTGCGTCAAGGAAGGGATGGCGAAGAACACCTACGGCACCGGCTGCTTTATGCTGATGAACACCGGCGAGAAGGCGGTGAAATCAGAAAACGGCCTGCTGACCACCATCGCCTGCGGCCCGCGCGGCGAAGTGAACTATGCGCTGGAAGGTGCGGTGTTCATGGCGGGTGCATCCATTCAGTGGCTGCGCGACGAGATGAAGCTGATCAGCGATGCGTTCGACTCCGAGTACTTCGCGACCAAAGTGAAAGACACCAACGGCGTGTACGTGGTGCCTGCGTTCACCGGTCTGGGCGCACCGTACTGGGACCCGTATGCCCGCGGCGCGATTTTCGGCCTGACGCGCGGTGTGAACTCTAACCACATTATTCGCGCTACTCTAGAATCCATCGCCTACCAGACTCGCGACGTGCTGGAAGCGATGCAGGCTGACTCCGGTATTCGTCTGCACGCCCTGCGCGTGGACGGCGGTGCGGTAGCGAATAACTTCCTGATGCAGTTCCAGTCCGACATTCTCGGCACCCGCGTTGAGCGCCCTGAAGTCCGTGAAGTGACGGCGCTGGGCGCGGCGTACCTTGCCGGTCTGGCTGTAGGCTTCTGGCAGAACCTGGACGAGCTGCAGGAAAAAGCGGTTATCGAACGCGAATTCCGCCCTGGCATCGAAACCACCGAGCGTAACTTCCGCTACAGCGGCTGGAAAAAAGCGGTAAAACGCGCCCTGGCGTGGGAAGAGCACGACGAGTAATCCTATATATCCTCTCCCCTGGGGAGAGGGTTAGGGTGAGGGGCTCTGACCGCACCGGACCCCTCACCCCTCTCCACTCTGTGATAAACTTCGTGCAATTCCTTTTGATTGCACGAGTACCTCATGAAACGTGAACTTGCTATCGAGTTTTCCCGCGTCACCGAAGCGGCCGCCCTCGCAGGCTATAAATGGCTGGGTCGTGGCGACAAAAATACCGCAGACGGCGCAGCCGTCCATGCCATGCGCATTGTGCTTAACCAGGTCAACATTGACGGCACCATCGTGATCGGCGAAGGCGAGATCGACGAAGCGCCGATGCTCTATATCGGTGAAAAAGTTGGTACCGGCAAAGGCGATGCCGTGGATATCGCCGTCGACCCGATCGAAGGCACCCGCATGACGGCGATGGGTCAGGCCAATGCGTTAGCGGTGCTGGCCGTGGGCGATAAAGGCTGCTTCCTCAACGCGCCGGATATGTACATGGAAAAGCTGATTGTCGGTCCAGGCGCGAAAGGCGCAATCGACCTTAGCCTGCCGCTGGAAGAGAACCTGCATAACATCGCCAAAGCCCTGGGCAAACCCCTTAGCGAACTCACCGTGACTATTCTGGCGAAACCGCGCCACGACGCCATCATCGCGCAGATGCAAAAGCTCGGCGTGCGCGTGTTCGCTATTCCTGACGGTGACGTTGCCGCCTCGATCCTGACCTGCATGCCGGACAGCGAAGTGGACGTGCTGTACGGCATCGGAGGCGCGCCGGAAGGTGTGGTCTCCGCGGCAGTCATCCGCGCGCTGGATGGCGATATGCAGGCCCGTCTGCTGCCCCGCCATGAGGTGAAAGGCGACAGCGAAGAGAACCGCCGCATTGGGGAAAACGAGCTGGCACGCTGCGAAGCAATGGGCATCGAGGCGAATAAAGTGCTGGCTCTGGATGAGATGGCGCGTAGCGATAACGTTGTCTTCTCGGCGACCGGCATCACCAAAGGCGATCTGCTGGACGGTATCACCCGCAAGGGCAATATGGCCACCACCGAAACGCTGCTGATCCGCGGTAAATCACGCACCATTCGCCGCATTCAGTCTATCCACTATCTCGATCGCAAAGACCCGGACGTGCAGACGCACATTCTGTAAAACCGTTTGATCGATTGAGCTTTCCGGCCCTAACGGGCTGGAAATTTCGCCGCTAAGTACGGAAGATAGAACAGAGAAACAGCACAGGAGAAGATCATGGCGGACTGGGTAACAGGTAAAGTCACAAAGGTACAGTTCTGGACCGATGCGCTATTTAGTCTCACCCTGCATGCTCCCGTTCACCCGTTTAAAGCCGGGCAATTTGCGAAGCTGGGGCTGGATGTCGACGGCGAGCGCGTGCAGCGCGCCTATTCTTACGTAAACGCACCTGATAACCCGGACCTCGAGTTCTATCTGGTCACCGTTCCTGACGGTAAGCTCAGCCCGCGCCTTGCCGCCCTTAAGCCCGGCGACGACGTGCAGATTGTGAGTGAAGCGGCAGGCTTCTTTGTGCTCGAAGAGATCCCTGACTGTGACACGCTCTGGATGCTGGCAACCGGTACGGCCATCGGCCCTTATCTCTCTATTTTGCAGTACGGCAAAGACCTGGAGCGTTTTAAAAACATCGTGCTGGTTCACGCCGCGCGCTACGCTGCAGACCTGAGCTATTTGCCTCAAATGCAGGCGCTGGAGCAGCAGTACGGCGGAAAGTTAAAGATTCAGACGGTTGTCAGTCGTGAAACCGTAGCAGGAACGCTTACCGGTCGCGTGCCCGCGTTAATTGAGAGTGGAGCCCTGGAAGACGCGGTGGGTTTGCCGCTGAACGCTGAAACCAGCCACGTCATGCTGTGCGGCAACCCGCAGATGGTGCGGGACACGCAGCAGCTTCTGAAGGATACCCGGCAGATGACTAAACATCTTCGCCGCCGGCCGGGCCATATGACCGCCGAACACTACTGGTGATCAGCGGTATTTCACCTCAACGGTATCTTTACCGTATTTGTTTTCGCTCTGGGTGCCAATAAACGCGCCCAGATCGACAACCATCATCACGAAGATGACCGACGGCAGCAGCCTGCCCACGACCCATGGCAGGATGGATGGAAGCATCGCCCAGTTCCCCGCCACCAGCATCCAAGCCAGAATAATCAGAAATGCCCATGCGCCGGAACGTCCGCGATCGTGCAGGCGCTTTACGACAACCGCCGCCGTTGGCCATAGCAGACAGACCAGCGCGAAGGCCGCCGTTTGCGTGCTCAGCCAGGCGTTGTAAGCAACGAAAAACAGAAGCAGCATGGCGACAACCCACGTCACCATCCAGATCCAGAAATCACGGCGTCCAATACGCCCTTTGAACGAAAACAGCCACTGCTGTATGGTCATGTAAGGTTCCTTATTATCGTATAGCGCGCATTTTACCCTGGAGTTGTGACCTTTTGACAAGCCGACCAGATATCGTTTTAATCATGAACACTTACGGCCAGGGGCAATGTTGATGAAAAGTTCGGCACGTTCTCTCTTCCTGTGTTTAGCGCTCCTCGGCGTGGGCTATCCCCTGCACGCCGCCGAAACCACTGCCCCGACCACAGCACCGTATCTGCTGGCGGGCGCCCCGTCGTTCGATCAGTCCATCAGCCAGTTTCGTGAAACCTTCAATCAGACCAACCCCACGCTCCCGCTGGATGAGTTTCGCGCCATTGATGGCTCACGCGATACCCCCACGCTGACCCGTGCGGCAAGCAAGATTAACGAGAATTTGTATGCCTCTACGGCGCTGGAGCGCGGTACGTTGAAAATCAAAAGTATGCAAATTACCTGGCTGCCGATACAGGGGCCAGAGCAAAAAGCCGCTAAGGCGAAAGCGCTGGAGTACATGAGCGCGGTATTGCAGGCCTTTACCCCTGCGCTGACGAAAAAGCAAAGTCAGCAAAAGCTGCAAAAACTCCTTACCGCCGGGAAAAACAAGCGTTACTACGCCGATACCGAAGGCGCGATCCGCTATGTTGTGGCGGACAACGGCGAAAAAGGACTGACCTTCGCTGTTGAACCGATTAAGCTGGCACTATCTGACACCCTCGGCGGGGCGAATTAATGACAAAAAGCAAAGCCTTTCGAGGGAAAATCTCTATACTGATTCACAGACCATGCTGCCCGACAGGGCGGCCATATTCCTTAATTCGCTTATTTAGCGTGGAGAATTGAAATGCGACATCCTTTAGTGATGGGTAACTGGAAACTGAACGGCAGCCGCCACATGGTAAACGAACTGGTTGCGAACCTGCGTAAAGAGCTGGCTGGCGTGACCGGCTGCGCGGTTGCTATCGCTCCGCCGGATATGTACCTGGATCTGGCTAAACGTGCCGCTGACGGCAGCCACATCATTCTTGGCGCGCAGAACGTAGACGTTAACCTGTCTGGGGCATTCACCGGTGAAACTTCCGCTGAAATGCTGAAAGATATCGGCGCGAAATACATCATCATCGGCCACTCCGAGCGTCGCACCTATCACAAAGAATCCGATGAGTTCATCGCGAAGAAATTCGCCGTGCTGAAAGAGCAGGGTCTGATCCCGGTTCTGTGCATCGGTGAAACCGAAGCGGAAAACGAAGCGGGCAAAACCGAAGAAGTGTGCGCACGTCAGATCGACGCAGTGCTGAAAACCCAGGGCGCGGCAGCGTTCGAAGGCGCGGTTATCGCATACGAGCCAGTATGGGCGATCGGTACCGGCAAATCTGCAACCCCTGCGCAGGCTCAGGCGGTTCACAAATTCATCCGCGATCACATTGCTAAAGCCGACGCCAAAGTCGCTGAGCAAGTGATTATCCAGTACGGCGGTTCCGTTAACGCTTCCAACGCTGCTGAGCTGTTCACCCAGCCAGACATCGATGGCGCGCTGGTTGGCGGTGCATCCCTGAAAGCTGACGCATTCGCGGTTATCGTTAAAGCAGCAGAAGCGGCTAAACAGGCGTAATTGCCTTTGTGGCGGGTGGCGCTTGCGCTTACCCGCCCTACAAAAACCCTACAGCTTACCTAACACGCTAAACCATAGATAATCCAGCGGCAGCAGCACCAGATACGTCGCAATAGCCAGCGCCAGACAAAGCACCATCCCCGCCCTTGCAGGCACCTTTCCGAGCCCCATTGCCACCACAATCGGCGACGCCTGATACGGCAGCAGCGGCGTGGAATAGCCCAGCACCTGAATCATGATCACCGACAGCAGCGGGAAACCGGTCGCGTCCGAGAAGCTCTGCGCCAGCGTGGTGTAAAGCGCCGGCACGCCGTTGGCGGTCATAATGAAGTTGAGCGCTGTGGTAATACCGGTCAGCGCCAGGAAACTGGTGAACGGTCTGTCTGCATCCAGCGGCATAATGCGAAGCAGTACCTCGCCCACAGCCGTTCCAATTCCGGTTTGCGTCACCACGATTGCCAGACCGAGAATACCCGCGACGTAAATGCAGGTACGCATGTTCACGCCCGCTGAAAATTCGTCCCCGGTTATAAAGCCAACGCGCGGCAACATGACGATGATCGACGCCGCCAGCCCCGTCCAAGCGGGCCCCACGCCGTGCCAGCTCTCCGTGACCCACATCCCCAGCACCACCGCCAGCAGCCAGGCGAGACGCTTTTCATCCCGCCCCATCGGCTCAGACGGCGCCTGTTCCTTCGGCGGTTTCGGGCTACCGGGAAATAGCCAGCAGATCAGGCCGATCAGGATCAGGCCTTTGAGAATGCCCAGCACCGGCGTATGCAGCAGCAGATACGGGACATAGTTCAGATGGATGCCGTACGAGCCTTCAGCCGCACCGCTCATTACCAGATTAGGGACGTTAGCAGGCAGGATCGTCGCCGAAAGCTGGAAAGTCCCGAACCCCACCGCCAACGCCAGTCCGAACCAGGCGCGGGAGCCGTCGGCGATACCGGCGCGTTTTGCCATCGCCGCGACAATCGGCATCAGCAGCGCAATACGTCCCATGTTCGACGGCATCACAAATGCCAGCGCATAGCTCAGCAGCACCACGCTCGCCACCATCAACACCCAGGAGTCGGTAAGCTTTGATGACAGCGCCCGGGCGGCCCTGTCCGCCAGTCCGGTTTTACGGATCGCCACGCCAAGCACAAAGCCGCTGAATACCAGCCAGAAAGCAGACGAGGCAAAACCGCCGAAGATGACCTCCGGCGGGGCGATTCTGGCGGTCATCGCCGCCGTGAAGAACAGCAGCGCGGTGATAAATTCCGGCAATAGCGACGTCGCCCACAGCACGATGGTGACGCCAACGATCAGTGAGGGCAGCAGCAGAGGATACGTTAACCAGAGCGACATACCTGTCTCCTGTAGAATTTTTCAGCAAGTCTACGGTGACAGGCAGCCCGAGTAAACGCGATTTATGGTGGGGTTACTTCAGGATAGTGCATTGATGATCCTGCAGTTCCTCCGCAGAGGCGCGGTTAAGCGTGAGCAGGTTACGCTCGGTCGCCAGCAACACAAACGAACCATCCGACTGCTGCGCCAACGCCAGCGCGAAACGCCCCATATGATCGCGCGCTTCCGGCAGTTCTTCCGCGAGCATCATGAACGGGCTGCGCTGGGCCAGTTCATTCTCCGTCACGCGGCGAGCAAGATACTCATGTCCCTCCAGCCCCCCAGGAAGAGGCAGCCACTGGGTGCTGATTTCTCCCTGCGCCGCGTTGAGCTTCTCGCGCACGTCCGGGCGCAGGCAGGAGATATGAATATGAAAATGGTTCTGCGTGCGCCCTGTCGGAGAGTTAATCGTCAGCGAAATGGCGCTATCAGGCACCTCGGATCCACGCTTCAGGGTCATAAAGCGGCGCGACTGCCACGCCAGCCAGAAAAAGTTCGGCGTATGAGCTTCAGTCAACAGCGGGCTCTCGGTACCGTTGATGCGATATGTCGGCATCAGCAGGTATTGCAGCGGCCCGTTGCGATCTTTAAATACCACATAGCCTGCATCCGTTTTCACCTGCGCACAGGGTGCCGGGTTACGGTTCTGGATCTGATTCGGGACGCACTGGTCGAGAACGATATGGCGCAACGCATTCGGATTACCTGCCTTCATCCAGTACACGCCGCCAGCGGCAAGGGCGATGACAATGAGGAGCAATAAGATAATTTTTTTCACAACGCGTTCCCTGTTTTCAATAGAGGCAAAAGAGTAACGCAAAATGATGACCAAATAAAAAACCCGGCGGATTTCTCACGCCGGGTCACCGTGTCACAGGCTAATGGTTAGCGCTGGCTAATCTGGTCGAAGGTACCGCCATTGGAGAAGTGCTCTTTCTGCGCTTTCGTCCAGCCGCCGAACTCGTCATCAATGGTGAAGAGTTTCAGCTTAGGGAATACGCTTTCGTATTTCTTCGCAACGGCCGGATCGCGTGGACGATAGAAGTTTTTCGCCGCAATTTCCTGACCTTCTGGCGAGTACAGATACTTCAGATAAGCTTCCGCCACCGCTTTGGTCCCTTTCTTATCAACGACCTTATCGACCACGGAAACGGTCGGCTCGGCGAGGATTGATTCACTCGGGGTCACGATCTCGAATTTGTCTTTACCCAGTTCGTTGGTCGCCAGCAGGGCTTCATTTTCCCAGGCAATCAGCACGTCACCAATCCCGCGCTCGACGAAGGTGTTAGTGGCGCCACGCGCGCCGGAGTCCAGCACCTCGACGTTTTTATACAGCGCTTTCACGAATTCCTGCGCTTTGGCCTGGTCGCCATTGTTGTGATGCAGCGCATAACCCCAGGCGCCCAGGTAGTTCCAGCGAGCGCCGCCAGAGCTTTTCGGGTTTGGGGTAATCACAGAAACGCCAGGTTTGATCAGGTCATTCCAGTCATGGATCTGTTTCGGATTGCCTTTACGTACCAGGAAAACAATGGTGGAAGTGTAAGGCGCGGAGTTATCCGGCAGGCGTTTGATCCAGTTTTTGTCGATACGGCCGCGTTCGGCGATCGCGTCGACGTCGTAGGCCAGCGCCAGGGTCACCACGTCGGCTTCAATACCGTTAATCACAGACGTCGCCTGCTTGCCGGAACCACCGTGAGACTGGCGAACCACCACGTTATCGCCGGTTTCCTGCTTCCAGTGTGCGGCAAACGCTTTGTTGTATTGCTCGTACAGTTCACGCGTCGGGTCGTATGACACGTTCAGTAACTGGATATCCTTAGCCAGAACGCTGGTCGATGCCAGCAATAATGTTAAACCCACGCCCCATTTATTCATCGCCCAGCTCTCTTGTGTAGTGTTTTGATGAATGCAGCGTGCCAGAAAGCGATTCGAGGATTAAAGAATAAAAAAAGATTGGCTATAACGTAGTGGAATAAAAGCCCTCTCCGCAACGGAGAGGGCTTGAGGGATCAGTACAGTTTTTTCGCGCAGTCCAGCCAGTCACCTTTGAACGGACGCTTCATGTTTTCAATCGCGTCGATGATGTCATGGTGAACCAGTTTTTCGTTCTGAATACCGACGCAGCGGCCGCCGTGACCCTGCAGCAGCAGATCGATAGCGTACGCGCCCATGCGGGAAGCCAGAATACGGTCGTAAGGGCCAGGGGAACCACCACGCTGGATGTGACCCAGTACGGTCGCGCGGGTTTCGCGCTTGGTTTCGGCTTCGATGTACTTCGCCAGCTCGTCAACGTCACAGATATGCTCGGTGATAGCCACGATCGCGTGTTTTTTACCTTTCGCGATGCCCGCTTTGATCTCAGCTACCAGATCTTCACGACTAAATTCGACTTCTGGCACGACGATAAATTCGCAACCGCCCGCAATGGCTGCCGCCAGCGTCAGATCGCCACAGTAACGGCCCATCACTTCAACGATAGAGATACGCTGGTGAGAAGACGAGGTATCACGCAGACGGTCAATCGCTTCAACAACGGTACCCAGTGCAGTAAAGAAGCCGATAGTGTAGTCAGTACCTTTGATGTCGTTGTCGATGGTGCCC from Enterobacter sp. JBIWA008 carries:
- the glpK gene encoding glycerol kinase GlpK; the encoded protein is MTEKKYIVALDQGTTSSRAVVMDHDANIVSVSQREFEQIYPRPGWVEHDPMEIWASQSSTLVEVLAKADISSDEIAAIGITNQRETTVVWERETGKPIYNAIVWQCRRTSEICEQLKRDGMEEYVRSATGLVVDPYFSGTKVKWILDHVEGSRERAKRGELLFGTVDTWLIWKMTQGRVHVTDYTNASRTMLFNINTLEWDDKMLDALDIPRAMLPEVRKSSEVYGQTNIGGKGGTRIPIAGIAGDQQAALFGQLCVKEGMAKNTYGTGCFMLMNTGEKAVKSENGLLTTIACGPRGEVNYALEGAVFMAGASIQWLRDEMKLISDAFDSEYFATKVKDTNGVYVVPAFTGLGAPYWDPYARGAIFGLTRGVNSNHIIRATLESIAYQTRDVLEAMQADSGIRLHALRVDGGAVANNFLMQFQSDILGTRVERPEVREVTALGAAYLAGLAVGFWQNLDELQEKAVIEREFRPGIETTERNFRYSGWKKAVKRALAWEEHDE
- the glpX gene encoding class II fructose-bisphosphatase, coding for MKRELAIEFSRVTEAAALAGYKWLGRGDKNTADGAAVHAMRIVLNQVNIDGTIVIGEGEIDEAPMLYIGEKVGTGKGDAVDIAVDPIEGTRMTAMGQANALAVLAVGDKGCFLNAPDMYMEKLIVGPGAKGAIDLSLPLEENLHNIAKALGKPLSELTVTILAKPRHDAIIAQMQKLGVRVFAIPDGDVAASILTCMPDSEVDVLYGIGGAPEGVVSAAVIRALDGDMQARLLPRHEVKGDSEENRRIGENELARCEAMGIEANKVLALDEMARSDNVVFSATGITKGDLLDGITRKGNMATTETLLIRGKSRTIRRIQSIHYLDRKDPDVQTHIL
- the fpr gene encoding ferredoxin--NADP(+) reductase is translated as MADWVTGKVTKVQFWTDALFSLTLHAPVHPFKAGQFAKLGLDVDGERVQRAYSYVNAPDNPDLEFYLVTVPDGKLSPRLAALKPGDDVQIVSEAAGFFVLEEIPDCDTLWMLATGTAIGPYLSILQYGKDLERFKNIVLVHAARYAADLSYLPQMQALEQQYGGKLKIQTVVSRETVAGTLTGRVPALIESGALEDAVGLPLNAETSHVMLCGNPQMVRDTQQLLKDTRQMTKHLRRRPGHMTAEHYW
- a CDS encoding DUF805 domain-containing protein codes for the protein MTIQQWLFSFKGRIGRRDFWIWMVTWVVAMLLLFFVAYNAWLSTQTAAFALVCLLWPTAAVVVKRLHDRGRSGAWAFLIILAWMLVAGNWAMLPSILPWVVGRLLPSVIFVMMVVDLGAFIGTQSENKYGKDTVEVKYR
- a CDS encoding DUF1454 family protein; its protein translation is MKSSARSLFLCLALLGVGYPLHAAETTAPTTAPYLLAGAPSFDQSISQFRETFNQTNPTLPLDEFRAIDGSRDTPTLTRAASKINENLYASTALERGTLKIKSMQITWLPIQGPEQKAAKAKALEYMSAVLQAFTPALTKKQSQQKLQKLLTAGKNKRYYADTEGAIRYVVADNGEKGLTFAVEPIKLALSDTLGGAN
- the tpiA gene encoding triose-phosphate isomerase, whose product is MRHPLVMGNWKLNGSRHMVNELVANLRKELAGVTGCAVAIAPPDMYLDLAKRAADGSHIILGAQNVDVNLSGAFTGETSAEMLKDIGAKYIIIGHSERRTYHKESDEFIAKKFAVLKEQGLIPVLCIGETEAENEAGKTEEVCARQIDAVLKTQGAAAFEGAVIAYEPVWAIGTGKSATPAQAQAVHKFIRDHIAKADAKVAEQVIIQYGGSVNASNAAELFTQPDIDGALVGGASLKADAFAVIVKAAEAAKQA
- a CDS encoding SLC13 family permease translates to MSLWLTYPLLLPSLIVGVTIVLWATSLLPEFITALLFFTAAMTARIAPPEVIFGGFASSAFWLVFSGFVLGVAIRKTGLADRAARALSSKLTDSWVLMVASVVLLSYALAFVMPSNMGRIALLMPIVAAMAKRAGIADGSRAWFGLALAVGFGTFQLSATILPANVPNLVMSGAAEGSYGIHLNYVPYLLLHTPVLGILKGLILIGLICWLFPGSPKPPKEQAPSEPMGRDEKRLAWLLAVVLGMWVTESWHGVGPAWTGLAASIIVMLPRVGFITGDEFSAGVNMRTCIYVAGILGLAIVVTQTGIGTAVGEVLLRIMPLDADRPFTSFLALTGITTALNFIMTANGVPALYTTLAQSFSDATGFPLLSVIMIQVLGYSTPLLPYQASPIVVAMGLGKVPARAGMVLCLALAIATYLVLLPLDYLWFSVLGKL
- a CDS encoding CDP-diacylglycerol diphosphatase encodes the protein MKKIILLLLIVIALAAGGVYWMKAGNPNALRHIVLDQCVPNQIQNRNPAPCAQVKTDAGYVVFKDRNGPLQYLLMPTYRINGTESPLLTEAHTPNFFWLAWQSRRFMTLKRGSEVPDSAISLTINSPTGRTQNHFHIHISCLRPDVREKLNAAQGEISTQWLPLPGGLEGHEYLARRVTENELAQRSPFMMLAEELPEARDHMGRFALALAQQSDGSFVLLATERNLLTLNRASAEELQDHQCTILK
- a CDS encoding sulfate ABC transporter substrate-binding protein, with translation MNKWGVGLTLLLASTSVLAKDIQLLNVSYDPTRELYEQYNKAFAAHWKQETGDNVVVRQSHGGSGKQATSVINGIEADVVTLALAYDVDAIAERGRIDKNWIKRLPDNSAPYTSTIVFLVRKGNPKQIHDWNDLIKPGVSVITPNPKSSGGARWNYLGAWGYALHHNNGDQAKAQEFVKALYKNVEVLDSGARGATNTFVERGIGDVLIAWENEALLATNELGKDKFEIVTPSESILAEPTVSVVDKVVDKKGTKAVAEAYLKYLYSPEGQEIAAKNFYRPRDPAVAKKYESVFPKLKLFTIDDEFGGWTKAQKEHFSNGGTFDQISQR
- the pfkA gene encoding 6-phosphofructokinase; this encodes MIKKIGVLTSGGDAPGMNAAIRGVVRAALTEGLEVFGVYDGYLGLYEDRMVQLDRYSVSDMINRGGTFLGSARFPEFRDEHVREVAIENMKKRGLDALVVIGGDGSYMGAKRLTEMGFPCIGLPGTIDNDIKGTDYTIGFFTALGTVVEAIDRLRDTSSSHQRISIVEVMGRYCGDLTLAAAIAGGCEFIVVPEVEFSREDLVAEIKAGIAKGKKHAIVAITEHICDVDELAKYIEAETKRETRATVLGHIQRGGSPGPYDRILASRMGAYAIDLLLQGHGGRCVGIQNEKLVHHDIIDAIENMKRPFKGDWLDCAKKLY